The Geobacter sp. AOG2 genome includes a window with the following:
- a CDS encoding exopolyphosphatase: MNSRVAAIDFGTNTARLLVAELRENGFEHVHLEREIVRMGGGFSREEGLSGDAQRRGLDCLQRFAGIISSLNVSQVRAVATSAVRDAANGPAFVESVLRTTGIELAVIDGIREGELTLAGVLAGLDRQDKELFVFDVGGGSTEYTLARDGRAQFVRSLPLGVVRLTEGKVTPEAVSEKIGRELELLLLEMATSHSKPTPDATLVGTAGTATTLAAIAMEMKDYDYRKVNNATISRQQIEAIYERMLPMSPEERLTVPGLERGREDLIIAGILITLHTMERFGFDSLKVSDYGLLEGLIVSGAVAGS; the protein is encoded by the coding sequence ATGAATTCCAGGGTTGCCGCCATCGATTTTGGAACTAATACCGCCCGTTTGCTCGTGGCCGAACTTCGGGAAAACGGCTTTGAACATGTCCATCTTGAACGGGAGATCGTTCGTATGGGCGGCGGTTTCAGTCGCGAAGAAGGGCTCTCCGGTGACGCCCAGCGACGCGGCTTGGACTGCCTGCAGCGTTTTGCCGGCATCATCAGCTCGCTGAATGTCTCCCAGGTCCGCGCCGTTGCAACCAGTGCCGTGCGGGATGCCGCCAACGGACCCGCGTTCGTGGAGTCGGTCCTTCGTACTACCGGTATCGAACTCGCGGTCATCGACGGCATACGGGAGGGGGAATTAACCTTGGCCGGCGTTCTGGCGGGACTTGATCGCCAAGACAAGGAACTCTTTGTTTTTGATGTCGGCGGCGGCAGTACCGAATATACGCTTGCGCGGGACGGTCGTGCCCAGTTCGTCCGCAGTCTGCCGTTGGGTGTGGTCAGGCTGACCGAAGGCAAGGTGACGCCTGAAGCTGTTTCGGAAAAGATCGGCAGGGAGCTGGAACTGCTTCTGTTGGAAATGGCCACATCCCATAGTAAGCCGACGCCCGACGCGACGTTGGTCGGCACCGCCGGTACCGCAACCACCCTGGCGGCCATTGCCATGGAGATGAAGGACTACGACTACCGCAAAGTCAACAACGCAACCATCTCCCGACAACAGATAGAAGCTATTTACGAACGGATGCTGCCCATGTCCCCCGAGGAACGGCTGACGGTCCCCGGCCTGGAAAGGGGGAGGGAGGATCTGATTATTGCCGGTATTCTCATCACCCTGCATACGATGGAGAGGTTCGGGTTCGATAGCCTGAAGGTCAGCGACTACGGGCTCTTGGAGGGGTTAATTGTCTCCGGGGCCGTTGCCGGCTCATGA
- the iorA gene encoding indolepyruvate ferredoxin oxidoreductase subunit alpha, with protein MNKEILSGNEAIARGAYEAGCRVASAYPGTPSTEILENTVNYKEIDSAWAPNEKVALEVAIGASFGGGRALCTMKHVGVNVAADPLFTLSYTGVNGGLVLVTADDPEMHSSQNEQDNRNYAKFAKVPMLEPADSQECKEFTRLAFELSEQYDTPVMLRTTTRISHSKSIVTLAERVSGLAQPKLVKNAAKLVMLPGNARVRHPFVEDRIKKLSEAGATMAINRRELRDTSIGIITSGVCYQYVREALPDASTLKLGMVHPLPHSLIREFAAQVDNLYVVEELDPFIEEQVKSMGIAVTGKELIPLCGELTPGRIRSAFGLQQPQSVSEEKLPGRPPNMCPGCPHRGVFFALNQLKAYVTGDIGCYTLGFMPPLSAMDTCVCMGASIGMATGVSKVVSAEERKRVVAVIGDSTFLHTGINGLMDMVYNNSPSTVVILDNRITAMTGRQDNPASGFTLMDDPSHSIDFPLLCKSLGVKHIRVINPFDLEQTKSVLQEEMERSETSVIITDKPCVLVKREGVFQKGPAYTVEVERCTGCRACLKIGCPAIEWRPSGDGSKKGTAFIDPLLCTGCDVCRQLCKFDAIGRAK; from the coding sequence ATGAACAAGGAAATCTTGTCCGGCAATGAGGCTATCGCCCGCGGTGCCTACGAGGCAGGTTGTCGCGTGGCCAGTGCCTATCCGGGTACCCCCTCCACCGAGATTCTGGAAAACACCGTTAACTACAAGGAGATCGACTCGGCCTGGGCTCCCAATGAAAAAGTGGCCTTGGAGGTCGCCATTGGAGCCTCCTTCGGCGGCGGTCGCGCTCTCTGCACCATGAAGCACGTCGGTGTCAACGTGGCGGCTGACCCGCTCTTCACCCTCTCTTATACCGGTGTTAACGGCGGTCTTGTTCTGGTTACGGCCGATGACCCGGAGATGCATTCTTCCCAGAACGAACAGGACAACCGCAACTATGCCAAGTTCGCCAAAGTGCCGATGCTGGAGCCTGCCGATTCCCAGGAGTGTAAGGAATTCACCCGACTGGCCTTCGAACTCTCCGAACAGTATGATACTCCGGTCATGCTGCGCACCACCACTCGCATCTCCCATAGCAAGTCCATTGTCACACTGGCCGAGCGGGTAAGTGGCCTGGCCCAACCCAAGCTGGTTAAAAATGCCGCCAAGCTGGTGATGCTGCCGGGTAACGCCCGTGTCCGCCACCCTTTCGTGGAGGACCGCATCAAAAAACTTTCCGAGGCGGGCGCCACTATGGCCATCAACCGCCGGGAACTTCGAGACACCTCCATTGGCATCATTACCTCCGGCGTCTGCTATCAGTATGTGCGCGAGGCCTTGCCGGACGCATCGACCCTCAAGTTGGGCATGGTACACCCCTTGCCCCATTCATTGATCCGCGAATTTGCCGCTCAGGTTGACAATCTCTACGTGGTGGAGGAGTTGGACCCCTTTATCGAAGAGCAAGTCAAATCCATGGGGATTGCCGTGACCGGTAAAGAGTTGATTCCATTGTGCGGCGAGCTGACACCGGGTCGTATCCGTTCCGCCTTCGGGCTCCAGCAACCCCAGTCAGTCTCCGAGGAGAAGCTCCCTGGCCGCCCTCCCAATATGTGTCCCGGCTGTCCACACCGCGGCGTGTTCTTTGCCCTCAACCAGCTTAAAGCCTACGTTACCGGCGATATCGGCTGTTACACGCTGGGGTTCATGCCGCCGCTTTCGGCCATGGATACCTGCGTCTGCATGGGGGCCTCCATCGGCATGGCCACCGGCGTAAGCAAGGTTGTGTCTGCGGAGGAAAGGAAACGGGTAGTGGCCGTGATCGGGGATTCCACCTTCCTGCATACCGGTATCAACGGCTTGATGGACATGGTCTATAATAATTCGCCTTCAACCGTGGTAATCCTGGATAACCGCATTACCGCCATGACCGGTCGCCAGGACAACCCTGCTTCCGGCTTCACTCTGATGGACGACCCGTCGCACAGCATAGATTTTCCCCTGCTCTGCAAATCGCTGGGGGTTAAGCATATCCGGGTGATCAATCCCTTTGACCTGGAGCAGACCAAAAGTGTGCTCCAGGAAGAGATGGAGCGCTCCGAAACCTCGGTGATCATCACCGACAAGCCGTGCGTACTGGTCAAGCGGGAGGGGGTCTTTCAAAAGGGGCCTGCCTACACGGTGGAAGTTGAAAGATGCACCGGCTGTCGCGCCTGCCTCAAGATCGGTTGCCCGGCCATCGAATGGCGGCCGTCTGGGGACGGCAGCAAAAAGGGCACGGCCTTTATCGACCCGCTGCTCTGCACCGGCTGCGATGTCTGCCGGCAGCTGTGCAAGTTCGATGCGATCGGGAGGGCCAAATGA
- a CDS encoding indolepyruvate oxidoreductase subunit beta, with amino-acid sequence MNKRITNILLVGVGGQGILLAAEILSETMLLAGFDVKKSEIHGMSQRGGSVVSHVRYGAEVFSPIVPEGEGDILFGFELMETYRSLSLLKPGGAVVTNDLRIAPPSVLMGQEPYPEGLTDRIRARFPDLLLLDGQKLASEAGNVRAANTVLLGAVSRRLDIDEHYWLQAIEKMVPKKALEVNKKAFLLGRASDWSKP; translated from the coding sequence ATGAATAAGCGAATAACCAACATCCTGCTGGTCGGCGTAGGCGGGCAGGGTATTCTTCTGGCTGCGGAAATCCTTTCCGAGACCATGTTGCTGGCCGGTTTCGACGTCAAAAAAAGCGAGATCCACGGTATGTCCCAGCGTGGAGGCAGTGTGGTCTCCCATGTACGCTACGGTGCGGAGGTTTTTTCTCCCATTGTGCCGGAAGGCGAGGGAGATATCCTCTTCGGTTTCGAACTTATGGAAACCTATCGTTCCCTGTCCCTGCTCAAACCGGGAGGGGCTGTAGTTACAAATGACCTGCGTATCGCGCCGCCATCGGTTCTGATGGGGCAGGAACCCTATCCAGAGGGGTTGACGGATCGAATCAGGGCGCGTTTTCCCGACCTGTTGTTGTTGGACGGCCAGAAGCTGGCCAGCGAGGCGGGTAATGTCCGGGCCGCCAATACGGTACTTTTGGGAGCAGTGTCCCGGCGACTGGATATCGACGAGCATTACTGGTTGCAAGCTATAGAAAAGATGGTGCCGAAAAAGGCGCTGGAGGTGAACAAAAAGGCTTTCCTTCTGGGCCGGGCATCTGATTGGAGCAAGCCATGA
- a CDS encoding carbonic anhydrase: MTQLESIMAANRRFTKPNAFPPLPKSPKKQLAIFTCMDTRLVDFLEPAMGLKRGDAKVIKNAGNIIVDPMAGAVIRSLVAGVFMLGVEEIFVIGHRDCGMAQLDAESVKRDMIQRGISQDVIDIHVPDLKQWFGIFAHPVENVERVVKIIRHNPLIPKDVPIHGLIFCPNDGHLDVVVDGYSQESFAAHIL, encoded by the coding sequence ATGACGCAACTGGAATCGATCATGGCGGCCAACCGGCGCTTCACAAAGCCGAACGCTTTCCCGCCGTTGCCCAAGTCGCCTAAAAAACAGTTGGCCATCTTCACCTGCATGGACACACGGTTGGTGGATTTTCTGGAACCGGCCATGGGGCTTAAGCGGGGTGATGCCAAGGTGATCAAGAACGCCGGCAATATCATCGTTGATCCCATGGCAGGGGCTGTCATTCGTAGTCTGGTGGCAGGTGTCTTCATGCTGGGGGTCGAGGAAATCTTCGTTATCGGGCACCGGGATTGCGGCATGGCCCAACTGGATGCCGAGTCGGTCAAGAGGGACATGATCCAGCGCGGCATATCTCAGGATGTTATCGACATCCACGTGCCTGACCTGAAGCAATGGTTTGGGATTTTTGCCCACCCGGTGGAGAATGTGGAGCGGGTGGTCAAGATCATCCGCCATAATCCGTTAATTCCCAAAGACGTGCCGATACATGGTCTGATTTTTTGTCCTAACGACGGCCACCTGGATGTGGTCGTGGATGGTTATAGTCAGGAGAGTTTCGCTGCGCATATCCTTTGA
- a CDS encoding phenylacetate--CoA ligase family protein yields the protein MYFNEEFETLPRPALEALQLKRLQAVVERVYANVPFYKASFDRSGLKPADVRSLDDLQRFPFTTKQDMRDSYPYGLFAAPLDEVVRIHASSGTTGKPTVVGYTHKDIDTWSDLMARSFVAAGAHRGDIIHNAYGYGLFTGGLGAHYGAERLGASVIPISGGNTKRQIMIMQDFGSTILTCTPSYSLFMAEEARAEGIDFKKLKLRVGIFGAEPWSEAMRGEIEEKLNLAAIDIYGLSEIMGPGVAIECIEAKNGLHIWEDHFIPEIIDPETGRRLPQGERGELVITTITKQGIPLIRYRTRDITSISYEPCVCGRTHARISRMSGRSDDMLIIRGVNVFPSQIESILVGIEGVEPHYLLIVDRKDNLDTLEVHVEVDERLFSDEIKVLQLLAKRIEKEIKDVLGVTCTAKLVEPKTIQRSEGKAKRVIDNRKL from the coding sequence ATGTATTTTAACGAAGAATTCGAGACCCTGCCCCGTCCGGCGCTGGAGGCGCTGCAGCTTAAACGACTTCAAGCCGTGGTTGAACGGGTGTATGCTAATGTTCCGTTTTACAAGGCTTCATTCGACAGATCTGGCCTTAAGCCGGCCGATGTGCGCAGCCTGGATGACCTGCAACGCTTTCCCTTCACCACTAAACAGGACATGCGCGATTCCTATCCTTATGGCCTGTTTGCCGCTCCTCTGGATGAGGTTGTCCGCATCCATGCTTCTTCCGGCACCACCGGCAAACCGACCGTGGTCGGCTACACCCACAAGGACATCGATACCTGGAGCGACCTGATGGCCCGTTCCTTCGTCGCGGCCGGCGCCCACCGGGGAGATATCATCCACAACGCCTATGGTTACGGACTCTTTACCGGCGGCCTGGGGGCCCATTACGGTGCCGAACGGCTGGGGGCTTCGGTCATTCCCATTTCCGGCGGAAACACTAAACGCCAGATCATGATCATGCAGGATTTTGGGTCAACAATATTGACCTGTACCCCGTCCTACTCGCTGTTTATGGCCGAGGAGGCGAGAGCCGAAGGAATCGATTTCAAAAAACTCAAGCTGCGGGTCGGCATCTTTGGGGCAGAACCCTGGTCCGAGGCCATGCGTGGCGAAATTGAGGAAAAGCTCAATCTGGCCGCCATCGATATCTACGGGTTGTCGGAAATTATGGGGCCAGGTGTGGCCATCGAGTGCATCGAGGCCAAGAATGGGCTGCATATCTGGGAGGACCACTTCATTCCCGAGATCATCGACCCCGAAACCGGCCGGCGTTTGCCCCAGGGAGAACGTGGTGAACTGGTTATCACCACCATAACCAAGCAGGGTATCCCCCTGATCCGGTACCGTACCCGCGACATCACCAGTATTTCCTACGAACCTTGCGTGTGTGGCAGGACCCATGCGCGTATCAGCCGTATGAGCGGCCGTTCCGACGATATGTTGATCATCCGCGGGGTTAACGTCTTCCCCTCTCAAATCGAATCGATTCTGGTGGGCATCGAAGGGGTAGAACCCCACTATCTGCTGATCGTCGACCGCAAGGACAACCTGGATACCCTGGAAGTGCATGTAGAGGTGGATGAGCGACTCTTCTCGGACGAGATCAAGGTCCTGCAACTGTTGGCCAAGCGGATCGAGAAAGAGATCAAGGATGTGCTGGGGGTTACCTGCACCGCCAAATTGGTGGAGCCTAAAACAATCCAGCGTAGCGAAGGCAAGGCAAAACGGGTAATCGACAATCGTAAACTCTAA
- a CDS encoding ACT domain-containing protein encodes MKVEQISIFIENKSGRLAEITRILGESGINIRALSLADTSDFGILRLIVNDVETANKVLKEKGFTVNKTEVVAVEVPDRPGGLGAILQTLDSEQINVEYMYAFVERCGGNAVIIFRFDEVDKAINALKANNFSVLAGERLYSM; translated from the coding sequence ATGAAAGTCGAGCAGATATCCATCTTCATCGAGAACAAATCCGGACGTCTGGCGGAAATCACCCGCATCCTGGGTGAGAGCGGCATCAATATCCGGGCGTTGTCCCTGGCCGATACCTCGGACTTCGGCATCCTGCGCCTGATCGTGAACGACGTGGAAACGGCCAACAAGGTGCTCAAGGAAAAGGGATTTACCGTCAACAAGACCGAGGTGGTTGCCGTCGAGGTTCCCGACCGTCCCGGCGGCTTGGGGGCCATCCTCCAGACGTTGGACTCGGAACAGATCAACGTAGAATATATGTACGCCTTTGTGGAGCGTTGCGGCGGCAATGCGGTGATTATCTTCCGTTTCGATGAGGTCGATAAGGCTATCAATGCCCTCAAGGCCAATAATTTTAGCGTGCTGGCGGGCGAACGCCTGTACAGCATGTAA
- a CDS encoding ABC transporter substrate-binding protein codes for MKKLIAVCSVMCIGLLSATAALAAGTVKIGGLFAVTGPAAFLGEPEKKTLEMLVNETNAKGGVNGIKLEAVIYDTGGDATKAVQLATKLIRDDKVAVIIGPSTTGESMAVIPLVEKEKVPLISCAAGIKITDPARKWVFKTPANDHVAAEKILNHMAKQKQKTIALLTVTDGFGASGREQIKTLAAQKGFRIVADEVYGPKDTDMSAQLTKIRGIKPDAIICWGTNPGPAVITKNVKQLGIKTPLYMSHGVASKKYIELAGADAAEGVMLPAGKLAIYDMLPKNDPQVKLLRDYDRAYKKNFNVEASTFGGYAYDAFLLVTGALKKNGSRAEQIRNGIEQANKLVSISGIFTMSPKDHNGLSLSAFEMVKIVKGDWSLVK; via the coding sequence ATGAAAAAACTGATCGCAGTGTGCAGTGTTATGTGCATCGGCCTTCTGTCAGCCACAGCAGCCCTTGCTGCGGGAACGGTCAAGATCGGCGGCCTGTTCGCCGTAACCGGGCCGGCAGCCTTCCTCGGGGAACCGGAGAAAAAAACCCTTGAAATGTTGGTCAATGAAACCAATGCCAAAGGAGGCGTCAACGGCATCAAGCTTGAGGCGGTCATCTATGACACCGGCGGCGACGCTACCAAGGCTGTACAACTGGCGACCAAACTGATCAGGGATGACAAAGTGGCTGTCATCATCGGCCCCAGCACTACCGGCGAATCCATGGCGGTCATCCCTCTGGTGGAAAAGGAGAAGGTTCCGTTGATTTCCTGTGCCGCCGGTATCAAAATTACCGATCCGGCCCGAAAATGGGTATTCAAAACCCCTGCCAACGACCATGTGGCTGCCGAGAAGATCCTCAATCACATGGCGAAACAGAAGCAGAAGACTATTGCCCTTTTGACGGTAACCGACGGCTTTGGCGCCTCAGGCCGCGAGCAGATCAAGACGCTGGCTGCCCAGAAAGGGTTCAGGATCGTGGCCGATGAGGTCTATGGTCCCAAAGATACCGATATGAGCGCGCAATTGACCAAGATTCGCGGTATCAAACCGGACGCCATCATCTGTTGGGGCACCAATCCCGGTCCGGCGGTCATAACCAAAAACGTGAAGCAGCTTGGCATCAAGACGCCCCTCTATATGAGCCACGGCGTAGCCTCAAAAAAATACATTGAACTGGCTGGTGCTGATGCCGCCGAAGGGGTCATGCTGCCGGCCGGCAAGCTTGCCATCTACGATATGCTGCCAAAGAACGATCCCCAGGTAAAGCTACTCCGGGATTATGATCGAGCCTACAAAAAGAATTTTAATGTCGAGGCATCCACCTTTGGCGGCTATGCCTATGATGCTTTCCTGCTCGTAACCGGCGCCCTGAAAAAAAACGGTTCGAGGGCGGAGCAGATCAGAAACGGCATCGAACAAGCCAACAAACTCGTCAGCATTTCCGGGATTTTTACCATGTCTCCCAAGGATCATAACGGCCTTAGTCTGTCGGCCTTCGAGATGGTCAAAATTGTAAAGGGCGACTGGTCGCTGGTCAAGTAA
- a CDS encoding ABC transporter substrate-binding protein, with translation MGLRFVPFLIAIVTTFSANIVFAAAPIKIGGLFAVTGPAAFLGEPERNTAKMVVDEINRAGGVRGHKLELVVYDTSGDATKAVQLATKLVRDDHVAAIIGPSTTGESMAVIPVAERERVPLISCAAGIKITEPVKKWVFKTAQNDTLAVGKIYEYLQRHKQSKVAILTVSDGFGASGREQLKAQAAKYGISVVSDDTYGPKDTDMTAQLTKIRGSQAQAIICWGTNPGPAVIAKNAHQLGIKTPLFMSHGVSSKKFIELAGDAAEGIKLPSGKVIVADLLPGSDHQKGSLLAFVKDYQRHYRAEGDHFGGHAWDAVMLLKGAIERGGDTRAAIRDQLEKTRGFAGIGGVFNYSAQDHAGLNKDAFVLVEVKKRDWVIVK, from the coding sequence ATGGGTCTTCGATTTGTTCCGTTTCTCATTGCAATTGTTACCACGTTTTCGGCGAATATTGTATTCGCGGCCGCTCCGATAAAAATCGGCGGATTGTTCGCCGTAACAGGCCCGGCGGCCTTTCTGGGGGAGCCGGAGCGTAATACCGCCAAGATGGTGGTGGATGAAATCAACAGGGCCGGCGGCGTTAGAGGGCATAAACTGGAACTGGTTGTCTACGACACCTCCGGGGATGCGACCAAGGCGGTACAACTTGCCACAAAGCTGGTAAGAGACGACCATGTGGCGGCCATCATTGGCCCCAGCACCACCGGAGAGTCCATGGCGGTTATCCCGGTGGCTGAGAGGGAGCGGGTGCCGCTCATCTCGTGTGCGGCCGGAATAAAGATCACCGAACCGGTGAAAAAGTGGGTCTTCAAGACGGCCCAGAACGACACCCTGGCGGTTGGCAAGATTTACGAATACCTGCAACGCCATAAACAGTCGAAGGTTGCCATTCTGACAGTTTCCGACGGCTTCGGTGCATCAGGACGCGAACAGCTCAAGGCCCAGGCCGCAAAATACGGCATCTCGGTCGTGTCGGACGACACCTACGGCCCGAAGGATACGGACATGACCGCCCAACTGACCAAGATCAGGGGCTCCCAAGCCCAGGCTATCATCTGCTGGGGTACCAATCCTGGGCCAGCGGTTATTGCCAAGAACGCTCACCAGTTGGGCATCAAAACGCCTCTGTTCATGAGCCACGGCGTGTCTTCCAAAAAATTCATCGAGCTGGCCGGTGATGCGGCAGAAGGGATTAAACTCCCTTCCGGAAAAGTAATCGTGGCGGACCTGCTTCCCGGTTCGGATCACCAAAAGGGTTCCCTGCTGGCCTTTGTCAAGGACTACCAACGGCATTACCGGGCCGAGGGGGATCATTTCGGCGGACATGCCTGGGATGCGGTCATGCTGCTGAAAGGCGCCATTGAACGTGGTGGCGACACGCGTGCCGCGATTCGGGATCAGTTAGAAAAGACGCGCGGCTTTGCCGGTATCGGCGGGGTATTCAATTATTCGGCTCAGGACCATGCCGGGTTGAACAAGGATGCCTTTGTGCTGGTAGAAGTGAAGAAAAGGGATTGGGTTATCGTCAAGTAG
- a CDS encoding branched-chain amino acid ABC transporter permease — protein MQLEQILQYVFSGLSTGAIYALIGIGFSIIFNATGIINFAQGEFVMLGGMLTLFFLELLKLPLWAAIPCAVAVSALAGLLFERLAIRPLRQPTPINLVIITIAGSILIRGLAMLLWGKDTHAIPPFSGDEPISIAGATILPQHIWILGITLLVIAVNKFFFYHTISGKAMRACSYNRRAAGLVGIDVRRMVLFSFVISSVLGSLAGIIVAPLTMTAYDVGVMLGLKGFCAAIIGGMSSGIATVVGGLILGVLESLGAGLISSGYKDAIAFIILLLILFIRPQGLFGKAESERV, from the coding sequence ATGCAGCTCGAACAGATTCTTCAATATGTGTTTTCCGGCTTGTCGACAGGGGCAATCTACGCCCTGATCGGCATCGGTTTCTCCATCATCTTCAATGCCACGGGCATCATCAATTTTGCCCAGGGCGAATTCGTCATGCTGGGTGGGATGCTGACACTATTTTTTCTGGAGTTGCTGAAACTGCCGCTCTGGGCCGCCATTCCCTGTGCCGTGGCGGTGTCCGCCTTGGCAGGGTTGTTGTTCGAGCGGCTTGCCATCAGGCCACTGCGCCAGCCGACCCCCATCAACCTGGTGATCATAACCATCGCGGGCAGTATCCTGATCCGCGGTCTGGCCATGTTGCTGTGGGGCAAGGATACCCATGCGATTCCGCCATTTTCGGGCGATGAACCGATTTCCATCGCTGGGGCAACCATTTTGCCCCAGCATATCTGGATTCTGGGCATTACCCTGTTGGTCATTGCTGTCAACAAGTTTTTTTTCTACCACACTATCAGCGGCAAGGCCATGCGGGCCTGCTCATACAACCGCCGCGCCGCCGGTCTTGTGGGCATCGACGTTCGCCGAATGGTGCTCTTCTCCTTTGTCATCAGTTCGGTTCTGGGATCGCTGGCGGGCATCATCGTGGCACCCCTTACCATGACCGCCTACGATGTGGGAGTCATGCTGGGTTTGAAGGGGTTTTGCGCCGCCATCATCGGCGGGATGAGCAGTGGTATCGCCACCGTGGTTGGAGGGCTGATCCTGGGGGTCCTCGAGTCGTTGGGAGCGGGGCTTATCTCCTCCGGCTATAAGGATGCCATTGCCTTCATCATCTTGTTGCTGATCCTGTTCATCCGGCCCCAGGGACTGTTCGGCAAGGCCGAATCGGAACGGGTGTGA
- a CDS encoding branched-chain amino acid ABC transporter permease codes for MKRELLKFVFFAALIFAAPLAFKDSYLMNVLVFVGINTMLAVALNLLLGYAGQISLGHAGFFGIGAYLSAILTATYGWNAWLAMPLAALAVGMLAGLIGFPILKLKGHYLAMATLGLGIIIYIVFNETIDLTGGPSGFSGIPNLTFGSLVFDNDIKNYYLVWTFALAVVLFSVNLAGSRVGRSLRAVHDSEVAARAMGVNARLLKVQVFALSAVISSLAGSLYAHTMTFISPASFGFNFSVELLTMVVIGGLGSVYGSFLGAALLTLLPELLRGAQDYDIIIYGGLLMIMVMFMPGGLARGIPDLFRRMTRIREGAGNA; via the coding sequence ATGAAACGCGAGTTGCTCAAATTTGTGTTCTTTGCCGCACTGATCTTCGCCGCGCCGCTGGCTTTCAAGGACAGCTACCTGATGAACGTGCTGGTATTCGTCGGCATAAATACCATGCTGGCGGTGGCGCTTAACCTGCTATTGGGATATGCCGGCCAGATCTCTCTTGGCCATGCCGGCTTTTTTGGCATTGGAGCCTATCTCTCGGCTATTCTGACCGCCACCTATGGGTGGAATGCGTGGCTCGCCATGCCGCTGGCGGCGCTTGCAGTCGGTATGCTGGCCGGGCTGATCGGTTTCCCGATACTCAAACTCAAGGGACATTACCTTGCCATGGCAACCCTCGGCCTTGGCATCATCATCTATATCGTTTTCAACGAGACCATCGATCTTACCGGCGGTCCTTCGGGGTTTTCGGGTATCCCCAACCTGACTTTCGGTTCCCTTGTGTTTGATAACGACATCAAGAACTATTACCTGGTCTGGACGTTTGCCCTTGCAGTGGTGCTGTTTTCCGTCAATCTGGCCGGTTCCCGTGTGGGGCGCTCCCTGCGGGCGGTCCATGACTCCGAAGTGGCGGCCCGGGCCATGGGGGTCAATGCCCGGCTCCTCAAAGTACAGGTTTTTGCCCTGTCTGCCGTCATCTCCTCCTTGGCAGGCAGTCTCTACGCCCACACCATGACCTTCATCTCTCCGGCCTCGTTTGGTTTTAATTTTTCAGTGGAGTTGCTCACCATGGTGGTGATCGGCGGCCTGGGCAGCGTGTACGGCTCGTTTCTGGGGGCTGCGCTGTTGACGCTGTTGCCCGAACTCCTGCGAGGCGCCCAGGACTACGACATTATCATCTACGGCGGCCTGCTGATGATCATGGTCATGTTCATGCCGGGAGGATTGGCGCGGGGCATCCCCGATCTTTTCAGGAGAATGACCAGGATACGGGAGGGGGCCGGTAATGCTTGA
- a CDS encoding ABC transporter ATP-binding protein, translating into MLEVSGITRIFGGVTALEDVSFTIGQGSITGVIGPNGAGKTTLFNIITGIYSRTSGNVKLEGKDISGFPPERLARLGMVRTFQNIELFGTMSVLENVMVGLHTKSSSGLLACSLKMPWSIIEERRIREAAMQWLEFTGITELAGDTAGNLSFGKGRLLEIARALAVKPRIILMDEPAAGLNSQETHALAQLIQKIRGMDITVVLVEHDMELVMDVCDRIVVLNLGKKLAEGTPREIQENPEVIAAYLGNE; encoded by the coding sequence ATGCTTGAGGTGTCCGGCATCACTCGTATTTTCGGCGGAGTCACGGCCCTGGAGGATGTTTCCTTCACCATCGGGCAAGGCTCTATTACCGGCGTTATCGGCCCCAACGGCGCAGGAAAGACGACGCTGTTCAATATCATTACCGGTATCTACAGCCGGACATCCGGCAACGTCAAGCTGGAGGGCAAGGATATCTCTGGGTTTCCCCCGGAACGGCTGGCGCGCCTGGGCATGGTACGGACATTCCAGAATATTGAGCTGTTCGGCACCATGAGTGTGCTGGAAAATGTCATGGTTGGGCTCCATACCAAAAGCTCCAGCGGTTTGCTGGCTTGTTCCTTGAAAATGCCCTGGAGCATTATCGAAGAACGGCGTATCCGGGAAGCCGCCATGCAATGGCTTGAGTTCACGGGTATAACTGAACTGGCGGGTGATACGGCTGGAAACCTCTCCTTTGGTAAGGGGCGGCTGCTGGAGATCGCGCGAGCCTTGGCCGTTAAGCCTCGTATCATCCTGATGGACGAGCCTGCCGCCGGACTTAATAGCCAGGAGACCCATGCTCTGGCACAGTTGATCCAAAAGATCCGCGGGATGGATATTACGGTGGTTCTGGTAGAACACGACATGGAACTGGTAATGGATGTATGCGACCGGATTGTGGTACTCAATCTGGGTAAAAAGCTGGCTGAGGGCACGCCGCGGGAAATTCAAGAGAACCCCGAGGTTATCGCGGCATATCTGGGGAATGAATAG